The genomic segment GTGCTTAGCCTGTTCAAACAGTAGAAATCAGAAATATTTTTGTTTGTCAGCAATTAGATACAAGcccaaaaaaatataataataaaccACACAACACTTACAAGATGCGTAAGGTGTTAACAAACAGCAGACTTTTGGTATTTGGACACTGCCTTAAGAATTTAAGTTCAGTTAGGTCCGTGCAAAACAATTAGAGACAGAATCTATAGTACTTACTGTTCTCTCCAGGCCCTTCCTTACTAGAGGGTCACACTCAATCACCCCATATCTCCTGCTGCCCCTCCTGTTAAAAAGGAGACCACGCAATATCATAAAACAGGGCACCGGAAGTACGCAGTGGCTATTTAAGATAAGAGGAGCATATAATGTAATGGAAGAGAGAAATTAACATCTTTAAGAATAGGTCAGGTTCCACTCACTGTGTTTCAACAGTCTTAAGTGTGTGAACAAATGCAGGTCGAATATCAGGTGGACCATCTTCAAACTGATCGACTGGAGGCTGTATGTAGGCTGTTTCCATCATAATCTGAATCAAACGGCATCCAACCTGCAcaattgatttgaaaatttaCAATCATCTAAGCATTCACTGACCACAATAGTAACAACAATAGCTGTTGATATAATAAGGACCAATGATGATgctaataataattcaaaacaGAAATAAGTACACACCTTAACTTGAGCATCCTGCCCCCAGGGCTTTGAACCATCATGATGTTTTACTATCTCCTCTCCCTTACTTGATGAAGCTTCTGCTTTTTCATCAGAACATTGACCTTTTTCCTTAGTCTATCTTCTGCCTTTGCCACTGGTTCAGTTTCTTTCTCAGGATTCTTATTCATTGCATTCTTCCGTTTGGTCTTCTCCAGAAACTTGTGTATTCTAACCTGACCAAGAAAGGATACCATGATAAGGAACCTATGAAACAATCACAAACAGCACATTCTGACTCGAGTTAGTGTCTGATTCGATTCATCAGATTGTTAGTTTTGTCCCTTTTCCCATGGCATGTACACATTCATGGAGATAGGTACAGAAATTGGAAAGAAACCATCACATGATGGGCATGCAGAGTGAATTAAAAAGAAGGAATTTGTAATGAACAAGACTGGACATTTTTGTTCCTTATGTTTCTAATCTTTTTGTACTACATTATCTTAGAAGCTGGTTTACATTAGATCTACAAAATGTCTTGGATTATCCACCTGATATAATCTCAAGGATCAACCATGTCATGagcaagtaaaacaattaattGCATAATATTGTTGCCATAAGCATTTGATATTCTTAGCTCATATACAAGAGAAGAATATTCAGAGAACCAAGATATGAAATCCATAATCCACTAGGATTTACTAAGAGCAATCTGGTAAAACCTATTTCAAGTGGCCCAGCCAAAAGTAAAATGCCATCTCAAACAGCTAAATATTTGTCTCAGAATTGGCCACCTAAACAGCAATTACACTTAAAAACAGCAAAAAACTCTCTTTAAATAGATCAACTACAGTTGAAGCTTTCGTGTTTTTCCTACTATAGAGGCCCAATAGAACCTAAATATTTACTTGTGCTAGTTTATGAATGCATAAGACTTCAACCATTGAAAGATCACAGCTTGCTTATATATCGATGTCAAAATGCTCTCCAAGACGTTCTGATAGTTTTCTGCTTAAAATACATGATGTCTGCTTGGTTCAAATACCATTTGGATATGTCAGCCTAGGAATTTTCTATTTATCTTTATGAATTGGCAGGTCTCATCAAAATATATGCATAGATTACTACAATGGTACATCTACAAAATACACATTTCCAACTTCCAACTTGACTAGAAAGCATGTCAAAGTTACCTCTAAACCAAACAAACTGAATCTGAAAACGGGGGAAAACTCTAACATTCAactaaaaagtcaaaaagaggCGAAAgatataaaaatgaaaacaaaatcaGAATCGTGAAGTAACCAACCTCATGCTCAATGGCTTCACCAATATGGCAGGCAGCTTGTACCACTCTAGCACTGCCATATCCTCCCCCGGTCATCAACAGTCCCATTAGCTTATGCATTGTAATAACGGCCATCATTTCAGCAGGCAACTGATCAAAATACTGGGCATAAGCTCCTCGGTTCTTCCCatccttgcacaaatcttgcTCAGCAGCAATGGCATCCTTTAATGGCTCAAACCAACCTAAAAACAGTGACTTTATATATGGCAAATTTGGGGCAAGTTTTTGCTCACACATATCCTCCAAAAGCTCCTGATACTCTTTTGCCGCCTGTTCCCAAGCCTCAGTTTCTATCTTCACCTGCCTTTTCCTAAGAATATGGTACTTCCCCATCCCCATTCCTCCCACCATTTTTTGCTGCTTTTGTTGCTGATAGCTCGCCTCCATTGCCTTGTTTTGCCTTTCCATTTCCTCAACCAATTCTTGAACATCATCCACATCTTCCTCAGAAGTGGAAATAATAGCCTCAGCAGCAGCACTAGCATAACCCCTTAAACCCCCAGACACTCCAAATCCACAAGGGTAACTCAAAATCCCAAATTTTCGATGACCCTCTTTATTCTTCTGCTTCAAGACTGAAGTTTGATGAAAACCAACTTCTTGTTTTTGAGAATTCAGCCCACTATCACTGCTATAAGTCCGGGTTTTTCCATTAAAGCTATCATCTTGGAGAAAGATTTTGGAGGCAAATGGTGGTGAGAAGAAATGGGTTTCCGAggaaaacttgaaatttctcaACGATGCTTGCTTTGTTATATTTCTCCACATATTCAGTGGATTAAATTAtcaggccaaaaaaaaaaaaaaaatcttgcgCAGGAAAGCTGAATCAGTGACCGATTCTAAGGGTGCTAAAAACAGACATTAATAGTCAAGTATTTAGTAAGCTGATGATTTGAGGTTCAGAAAATGAattgaggaaaaacaaaaagaaataggaTTAAGCAGAGcgaaatcaagagaaaaggggaAGGCCCTCGACGGAGGAGGAGACGGGAAAGAAGCCGCCTTGCGCCCTTAAACCCTGCTAAAAACCTATGTACAATTAGTTCACTCGGTTAGCCCTCAAATGTTCATTATGCTAACTTACAATAAGCCCCCCCAATTGTCCCATTAATTATAAAAGTTGCCCTTATTCTTGTGAAAATGTGAGAGAGTATCAGGTTAATTTGGCTATGGGCATATAACATCAAAAGTGTAATTAACAAGccaattttataattttgtattATCTCACTTGTCAAAACGTGCGTGTGATTTCCAGTTATATAATACTCCATCCTCCCATTTGATagtcctgattttttttttacacagtttaagaaaaagtaattaactttgttggaacaatcaatttaggtagctattttcctaaaataccctcacattaattagaatacaactttatggaaacttgaattgatggtaaaaaaagaatcaactctcattaaatgggatagatttatagtaacaacaacttaggccatgcttggattgcttgtttccgtcggaaaatattgtcgttttccgtgatcacatttccctatcacctttttccctcgcatatatcaaatcgctacagtaatttttccatgaaaaatgacggaaaatgcaatccaaacacaaccttacattgaataagggtattttaggaaaattaaaatacaattacattcttcaattggaaagtggactataatttgggacagacgaaaaaggaaaacaaaactatcaaagtgggacggagggagtagaaTAAAATTCGTTCGTGGCATAATATACAATCAATTTTTCAATAtctattaaattttaataaaaaaaatgacagAGTTAGAAAACATTCAATGAAAGAAAATAGCTTAAAAATTCattaaggcaaaaaaaaaaaaacagttcaTTATTGTTATCTCTCCTCTAGTAAAACTTATATTTCACGAGATTGTTTACATCAACACTAGTTCTAGCTAGAtatggaaaaaaataaatatgaatttttatatttgattttttgtttatcTACCTTAAGATGGTGTAGAATCATAGACTAAGGTCATCCCAAGGCCATCGTTAACAAATGATAGTTTAGAATCTtttctttaccttcttttttttgtttgttcatGGAAGCCAATCGTTCGTAATCATTTTAGCTAGATAAGGATGCATTTCATAAAactaaattgttaagtattaaatttaatacatttgaATACATATCATAttcaatgataagtgaataacttatcacttaatttaaAAATAAGTTTTATCGAGGAAATTTAGTGTCTCTTCTAGTTTTCTAGTTTAAGCTTAGTACCGGATAGGTTGTGATTGTTTGGTTCCTGTAATCTTGTTTAACGTTGTGCATCACATGGCTAAACAATCTAGCGTATTGTTTGAAGTTAGATCCATTGCAGGAAAGCATGAGAGTCGTGAATCATGCTAGGACCTTGTGTAAACAAAACATGGCTGTCATAAAATGCCGTGGCATTACAGAAGAACTCCTATGAATGTCCTGAATCTAATTCAGTAATCCGATCAATGCGCCAGTCCTCAAAGTAAGATTTATCTCCCGTCTCCAAAACTTCTGTATGCCACAGTTGCAAGGGCAGTTACCCAAAAAGAATCCAATCTTCGCAAGAAATCTGCGTTTACTCCCAAGGGTCACTTTCTGTTCTTACTTCAGATGGTTCAACTACTTGTGCCTCTGAGGCTTCTGAAGAGCTCGCGTCTGCTTCTGTTGAATCCTCTCCTGCCCAAGCTTCACCTTCTTCCGCTCTGCCCCATCTTCCTCCCACAGCCATTGCCATCATTTCGTAAATCTTGTTACCCAACTCTGCTGGACTATCAGGCTGTGACAGGAATCCAACAAATTTCAACAATGTAATAAGATCCATCACTCAATTTCAGATCATTGAATGAATGCTGCACACAAACAGACAAGAAATTTTTCATCCTTACAGTGAAACCACTGGAGATCAATGCGGTATCGTATAAAAGTTCCACTACCCTCTTGGCATCAGTGCTATTGGGAGCATTTTTGCATGCGGCCTGCAACAAGCATAGCCAAAGTCAAATTAGTAGCAGAAATAACACAGGTATAACGGGAACCTCTTAAATCGCCTGCTGTTAAGCCCCCCTATATCCATATCCTCTAACTTGTAACGTCACAGCATGCTTGACAATTTCAAAAATGCAACCGTATATAAGGAAAGCCAATACTAGATGTCTACCAGAAATCTTCGCCATTTTTAAGTCAGTCAGTCACATGGTCATGTTAAccaaaaaaattacactttcaAATGAGTTACAATTAGCAGCAGCTTCACGTACATATTCGTGATTAAGGGGAAATAACTTACATTTAGGTCTTCGATTATAGGATGCTCAGGATTAATCTCCAGGATTCTCCTCCCCCTCATGAACTCTAAACTTGCAGTATCTCCAAGGGTCTGTGCTCTCATTAACCTGTTCAGGAAGTTAAAAGAGAACTTCAATTCATCTCTTCAAGACAGACAACTTTATTTGTAAGTTTAAATGTCATCAAGATAAAGCCACAACAAACCTTTCCATATTAGCAGACCACCCGAACTTGCCAGAAACAAGCACACATGGTGATGAGCTTAATCGTTTTGAGACTTGAACTTTTGCAACCTGATCTCCCAGCTGTTGCTTTATCCAGTCGCAAAGAAGATTGTACTCTTGCTTTGTCTCTCTTTCTTTCACTTCATCCTCATCGCCTGTTAATCCCCAAGTCCATATAATGTCAAAGTGTGAAATATAAcaaagaaaattgcagcaaaccGCACTGCAAAAGCATACTAACCAAGCTCCAAATCTTCCTTGCTGATATCAACAAACTTCTTTTCCTTGTAAGTCTGTAGATTCTGTATCGCAACTTCATCAATTGGCTCAATTAGATATAACACCTGTGGGTGAAAAAACCACAAGAACTGTCACCTACAATGGCGAAACACAGATAGAAAGGCAATATAGACATCCTTTGGGGAACCAGGCGAACAGCAATAGAGCAAAATCTACATATAAAAGCAGCACAGAAGAGGCCCAGCCAACCACCACTCTATCAGATACCTCTCAAAGTCaatttcaatcaaattcaaagatTTCAAACATCAATTAAATACCTCAATATCCTTCTGCACCAATTTCTCCACGAAAGGAGCAGTCTTGGCACTCTTTAAGCTGTCTGTTGCCAAGTAATATATAGCCTTTTGATTCTCTTCCATGTTCTCCACATAATCATCCAAGCTTATCGGCTCTTCTTCACTTTTCGAAGAGAAAAAGCGTAGCAAGGGAGTTATCCTCTTGTGATTTCCAGAGTCCTCAATACAGCCCAATTTCAGAAATTTACCGAAATTCTCCCAGAACTTCTTGTAATCCTAAAATAGACAACCAAGTTGAATGAAATCCCACAAGCAAGAGCAAAttaaagcccaaaaaaaaattcaaacactTCCATCAAATCCCGACCTCTTTGTTCTCACTTTCAGAAAGTTCCTGAATCATGTCAAATGCTTTCCTTACAAGCCGCTTCTTCATTATCCTCACCTAAGCAAGAAGAAACAGGATATTTATACCATGAATCATTATCACAGATACTCTGTACACATTTAACAGCAAAAACATTACAGAATCGGTGATCTGTCTATATATAAGAGAGTAGTAGCTGGTTCATCTTTAATGCAAGTGCAATATGGTTTCCACTTACAATGCGGCTTTCCTGAAGTATTTCTCTGGAGACATTAAGAGGAAGATCATCTGAGTCCACCAAACCCTTCACAAAGCTCAGATATCTTGGAAACTGCAAGTTTTCAAATCCACAAAATCCTATCAGCAATGGAGGACTCAATTATAGCAGATAAAGCCCACTGAAAAAAGTTGTTTatcataaatttcatttgatTATCCTACATATAATTGCGACCTGATCCTAGTCCATCCATCGAATGTCTTTATGTACTTAACAATCATGCACAATAATATAAATCCAAAAGAGGGGAAGAGATAAATGAAGAGACTTTCGCTTTCCTGATGCAAACAATGTTTTGCCATGAATCACACAGAACAAAATACACATCATATACAAGTTTAGAGCTTAATTTTCAtacaatgaaacaagaaagtCAACTTGCTGCTTGAGCTATCATAGCACTCACCAGTTCACCATCAAAGTCATCAGATATGAAAACACGCTTCACATACAGACGTATATTCTTTGTCTTTGGATTAATCACTTCCTCATTGTTAAGAGGAGCCATTCCAGGTATATAGAGAATACTTCTGAACTCGACCTCACCCTGAAAGTCAAGAAGGCAAAGTCAAAATAGTTCACCAACATCTAGCAGTTATAGAATCGATGTGGCTCCAAGTACCTCAGTGGTGAAGTGTGTGTGTGCAAGGGGatccaagaactcattaaaagTCTTCTTGTAAAATTCCTGGTATTGTTCTTTCTCAACTTCCTTTGGACTGCGCATCTACAATGGAGAATTTTAGCAACCACCTTAGTGCTACATGAATAATATaagtgaaaagaaaacaaaaaagaaccaAATGCCATACTTCAAAATACAATTATAATGGACTTACCCATATAGGCTTGGTTTCATTGGTTAATTCCCAGTCCCAATACTTCTCCGTTgttgtcttttttttctttggcttttCCCCCTGCATAATGATGATATAAGCAATCAATTAACTATCTCATCTTCATAGAGGAAGCATGGCATAAGAAGCATTTAAGTACAACTCTCACCTCTGGTTTTTCTTCCCCCTCCTTAGGTTCCTCCTCCTCTTCAACCTGTAGAAAGTTTTAGCATCCAATAAATCAACACCAACACTATTAGCCAAAGCCAGATAATGGAGAATTCCAATTTATTACTAGTATGGACCATAAGACACAATGCACGAAGTAATTTTCTATTGAAACCAAGTATACATTTGTTAACAATGTTTTACCAGAACAAGCCAGTGACCATCACAGAAATAGTTCCAATATAGAAGCAACTATGATGCTCTGTAA from the Coffea arabica cultivar ET-39 chromosome 11e, Coffea Arabica ET-39 HiFi, whole genome shotgun sequence genome contains:
- the LOC113716431 gene encoding heat shock protein 90-5, chloroplastic, encoding MAPVLSRSVTSASVASLPYQKAPFSSVETKNSRVGVLGSAFLPRNGLRNSLLKSSGLKWKLERRESRVVVKCEGGAAVAEKEAPEVSGEIHEYQAEVSRLLDLIVHSLYSHKEVFLRELVSNASDALDKLRFLSVTEPGLLGDAGDLEIRIKPDPDNGTITIRDTGIGMTKDELIDCLGTIAQSGTSKFLKALKENKDVGADNSLIGQFGVGFYSAFLVAEKVVVSTKSPRSDKQYVWEAVADSSSYVIREETDPEKLVPRGTQITLHLKEDDKYEFSEPTRIQNLVKNYSQFVSFPIYVWLEKSRTVEVEEEEEPKEGEEKPEGEKPKKKKTTTEKYWDWELTNETKPIWMRSPKEVEKEQYQEFYKKTFNEFLDPLAHTHFTTEGEVEFRSILYIPGMAPLNNEEVINPKTKNIRLYVKRVFISDDFDGELFPRYLSFVKGLVDSDDLPLNVSREILQESRIVRIMKKRLVRKAFDMIQELSESENKEDYKKFWENFGKFLKLGCIEDSGNHKRITPLLRFFSSKSEEEPISLDDYVENMEENQKAIYYLATDSLKSAKTAPFVEKLVQKDIEVLYLIEPIDEVAIQNLQTYKEKKFVDISKEDLELGDEDEVKERETKQEYNLLCDWIKQQLGDQVAKVQVSKRLSSSPCVLVSGKFGWSANMERLMRAQTLGDTASLEFMRGRRILEINPEHPIIEDLNAACKNAPNSTDAKRVVELLYDTALISSGFTPDSPAELGNKIYEMMAMAVGGRWGRAEEGEAWAGEDSTEADASSSEASEAQVVEPSEVRTESDPWE